The following proteins are encoded in a genomic region of Nocardioides sp. cx-173:
- a CDS encoding sulfotransferase family protein: MTETRRRVLLVTGSGRSGTSTVAGALARLGLYIPPPLVEADETNPRGFYESQWVVDFHKELLSRAPVRTIDARPEAAALAARAAADPQARERLVNWLAEQDGHAQVLVKDPRAFWLHDVWRAAVPKTGRELAFLTMLRHPVEVAGSRDSAYLADETPGFRRQRATANVAAWVNGAFETEVATRGERAFVRHLDLLADWRGALGRAAEQLELTLDPAGDAAVDDFIDTRLHRARIDWDELDVPDELRDLAERAWELMNALVDSPQDAAVAEELAGLRERYARLHDHAVAIAIDHTKAREAHVRRTVRANVERELGARTEPRRGLFRRS, translated from the coding sequence GTGACCGAGACCCGCCGCCGCGTGCTGCTCGTGACCGGGTCCGGGCGCAGCGGGACCAGCACCGTTGCGGGCGCGCTCGCCCGGCTCGGGCTGTACATCCCGCCGCCGCTGGTCGAGGCCGACGAGACCAACCCGCGGGGGTTCTACGAGTCGCAGTGGGTCGTCGACTTCCACAAGGAGCTGCTCAGCCGCGCCCCGGTGCGCACCATCGACGCCCGGCCGGAGGCCGCCGCGCTGGCGGCGCGCGCCGCGGCTGACCCGCAGGCGCGGGAGCGTCTGGTGAACTGGCTCGCCGAGCAGGACGGCCATGCCCAGGTGCTGGTCAAGGACCCGCGGGCCTTCTGGCTGCACGACGTCTGGCGGGCGGCCGTGCCGAAGACCGGCCGGGAGCTGGCGTTCCTCACGATGCTGCGGCACCCGGTGGAGGTCGCCGGCTCGCGGGACTCGGCGTACCTCGCCGACGAGACGCCGGGCTTCCGGCGGCAGCGCGCGACGGCCAACGTGGCGGCGTGGGTCAACGGCGCGTTCGAGACCGAGGTCGCCACCCGCGGTGAGCGGGCGTTCGTCCGCCACCTCGACCTCCTTGCCGACTGGCGCGGAGCGCTGGGCCGGGCGGCCGAGCAGCTCGAGCTGACCCTGGACCCCGCGGGCGACGCCGCCGTCGACGACTTCATCGACACCCGGCTGCACCGCGCCCGCATCGACTGGGACGAGCTCGACGTGCCCGACGAGCTGCGCGACCTCGCCGAGCGGGCCTGGGAGCTGATGAACGCGCTGGTCGACAGCCCCCAGGACGCCGCCGTCGCCGAGGAGCTCGCCGGGCTGCGCGAGCGCTACGCGCGCCTGCACGACCACGCGGTCGCCATCGCGATCGACCACACCAAGGCCCGCGAGGCGCACGTACGGCGCACGGTGCGGGCCAACGTCGAGCGCGAGCTCGGCGCTCGCACCGAGCCCCGTCGCGGGCTCTTCCGTCGCTCCTAG
- a CDS encoding ATP-dependent DNA ligase has translation MDLPVMPPVQPMLAKAVKGVPDPAKYGELVFEPKWDGFRCLVFKDGDEVELTSRNTKPLTRYFPEVVEAVRAQLPQRCVVDGELFVASISPDGDRLEFEVLQERIHPAASRVRLLSETTPAGLVVFDLLALGDTSYVDRPLRERRAALEESFGDLAGPCYLTRTTTDPAVAEEWFTQFEGAGLDGVIAKPLDAPYSPNGRTMMKVKHERTADVVVCGYREHKTSTPERPLLGSLLLGLWADGHLQHVGVSASFTEARRAELLQELQPLVCDISEHPWSAWAGPESAQAIANPDRVPGTQSRWSAGKDLSFTPLRPERVLEVKYDAMEGRRFRHTAHFKRWRPDRDPESCGYEQLEQPVRYDLATVLRGVPTGSGPDDSMGDTDG, from the coding sequence GTGGACCTGCCCGTGATGCCGCCCGTCCAGCCGATGCTCGCCAAGGCCGTGAAGGGCGTGCCCGACCCGGCCAAGTACGGCGAGCTGGTGTTCGAGCCCAAATGGGACGGCTTTCGCTGCCTGGTGTTCAAGGACGGCGACGAGGTCGAGCTGACCAGCCGCAACACCAAGCCGCTGACCCGCTACTTCCCCGAGGTCGTCGAGGCGGTCAGGGCGCAGCTGCCGCAGCGGTGCGTGGTCGACGGGGAACTGTTCGTCGCGAGCATCTCCCCCGACGGCGACCGCCTGGAGTTCGAGGTGCTGCAGGAGCGCATCCACCCGGCCGCCTCCCGGGTCCGGCTGCTGAGCGAGACCACGCCCGCCGGGCTCGTCGTCTTCGACCTGCTCGCCCTCGGCGACACGTCCTACGTCGACCGGCCGCTACGGGAGCGGCGCGCGGCGCTGGAGGAGTCGTTCGGCGACCTGGCCGGGCCCTGCTACCTCACCCGCACCACGACCGACCCGGCCGTGGCCGAGGAGTGGTTCACCCAGTTCGAGGGTGCCGGGCTGGACGGCGTGATCGCCAAGCCGCTCGACGCGCCGTACTCGCCGAACGGGCGGACCATGATGAAGGTCAAGCACGAGCGCACCGCCGACGTCGTCGTCTGCGGCTACCGCGAGCACAAGACGAGCACCCCCGAGCGACCGCTGCTCGGCAGCCTGCTGCTCGGCCTGTGGGCCGACGGCCACCTGCAGCACGTTGGCGTCAGCGCGTCGTTCACCGAGGCCCGCCGCGCCGAGCTGTTGCAGGAGCTGCAGCCGCTGGTGTGCGACATCTCCGAGCACCCGTGGTCGGCCTGGGCCGGCCCGGAGTCGGCGCAGGCGATCGCCAACCCCGACCGCGTGCCCGGCACCCAGAGCCGCTGGAGCGCGGGCAAGGACCTGAGCTTCACGCCGTTGCGGCCAGAGCGCGTGCTGGAGGTGAAGTACGACGCGATGGAGGGCCGCCGCTTCCGGCACACCGCCCACTTCAAACGGTGGCGGCCCGACCGCGACCCGGAGTCGTGCGGCTACGAGCAGTTGGAGCAACCGGTGCGCTACGACCTCGCTACTGTGCTCCGTGGGGTCCCGACCGGCTCGGGACCCGACGACTCCATGGGAGATACAGATGGCTGA
- a CDS encoding stealth conserved region 3 domain-containing protein, producing MRIAYLVPSIHDMGGTASAIATQASAMARFHDVEVYSVYRETETSHFPLAPGIPVHDLVDLTGDQDESPLRGAPPLLNRAEWDPTLDALAEVALEAALPTVTADVLVTVTPALLALATQLVPSRTALVHQEHRSSSQRVAGLEPLLTFGPRADVVAMLTEPMAVWLREQLGDNAPRVVVMPNAVPPGYRPRSTRETPLIVAAGRLMGEKQYPRLVSAFATIADRIPDWRLRILGEGTARFEIMSTVRKHRLWDRVELPGPTTDMASEWAKASISALTSRSEGFPLVLQEAMAAGVPVVSFDCPSGPRAIIDDGVDGLLVAQGSEPALAAGLLRLATDRDLRDRLGEAALAKAATWDVEVITARWREVYETTVEHHDPSRRGTARLRARHAAAVAAPPAPAPGVTPAQARAEALRAASAAAAAACDDWFVIPPHADETVLVVPMSARRAFLDALAAGDLAPYLSLVDPELRGWPERRGTPGEIVPALRRGRTSVLMVEPWPTTDGRPSLLAGCGLRVEFWEEDADGEMHTPGPARFATHVPRGGATSRTRVQDVDVPTFEAMVGPTPEECRFPVDVVYTWVDGSDPEWDAGRRRRLAESTDEAVQSPAASGQARYLERGELRASMRSVHLFAPWVRRIHLVTAGQVPAWLDTEHPMVRVVDHRELLPPEALPTFSSHAIETALHRIDGLAEHFLYLNDDMVLGRPTRPERWFSPAGACAVFPSSGVLGLPGQDDLPYLHAAANNRRLLQEAFGVTTTRTLLHAPYAHRVSVLEEITERFADAVGATARSPFRSETDVSLLSSLAQHYGLITGTAYVGEIDYTFVNLTVPDVKRRLTRLLDREQDSFCLGDHHDFARPREVVDQMVAETLEAYVPVPAPWERPL from the coding sequence ATGAGGATCGCCTACCTGGTGCCGAGCATCCACGACATGGGCGGCACCGCCAGCGCGATCGCGACCCAGGCCAGCGCGATGGCGCGCTTCCACGACGTGGAGGTCTACAGCGTCTACCGCGAGACCGAGACCTCGCACTTCCCGCTCGCGCCCGGCATCCCCGTCCACGACCTGGTGGACCTCACCGGCGACCAGGACGAGTCGCCGCTGCGCGGGGCGCCGCCGCTGCTCAACCGCGCCGAGTGGGACCCGACGCTCGACGCGCTCGCCGAGGTCGCGCTGGAGGCGGCGCTGCCCACCGTGACCGCCGACGTGCTCGTCACGGTCACCCCGGCCCTGCTCGCGCTGGCCACCCAGCTGGTCCCCTCGCGCACCGCGCTGGTGCACCAGGAGCACCGCTCCTCCTCGCAGCGCGTCGCCGGCCTCGAGCCGCTGCTGACCTTCGGCCCGCGCGCCGACGTCGTGGCGATGCTGACCGAGCCCATGGCCGTGTGGCTGCGCGAGCAGCTCGGCGACAACGCGCCGCGGGTGGTGGTGATGCCCAACGCGGTGCCCCCCGGCTACCGGCCCCGCTCGACTCGCGAGACCCCGCTGATCGTCGCGGCCGGGCGGCTGATGGGCGAGAAGCAGTACCCGCGGCTGGTCTCCGCGTTCGCCACGATCGCCGACCGGATCCCCGACTGGCGGCTGCGCATCCTGGGCGAGGGCACCGCGCGCTTCGAGATCATGAGCACGGTCCGCAAGCACCGGCTCTGGGACCGCGTCGAGCTGCCCGGGCCGACGACCGACATGGCGAGCGAGTGGGCCAAGGCCTCGATCTCGGCGCTGACGTCGCGCTCGGAGGGCTTCCCCCTGGTGCTCCAGGAGGCCATGGCCGCGGGCGTGCCCGTCGTCTCGTTCGACTGCCCCTCCGGCCCGCGCGCGATCATCGACGACGGCGTCGACGGGCTGCTCGTCGCGCAGGGCTCCGAGCCGGCGCTCGCCGCGGGGCTCCTGCGCCTGGCCACCGACCGCGACCTGCGCGACCGGCTCGGCGAGGCGGCGCTGGCGAAGGCCGCCACCTGGGACGTCGAGGTCATCACCGCCCGGTGGCGCGAGGTCTACGAGACCACCGTCGAGCACCACGACCCGTCCCGCCGGGGCACGGCGCGGCTGCGCGCGCGCCATGCGGCGGCCGTGGCGGCGCCTCCGGCGCCGGCCCCCGGGGTCACCCCCGCCCAGGCCCGGGCCGAGGCGCTGCGGGCCGCCAGCGCGGCGGCCGCGGCCGCCTGCGACGACTGGTTCGTGATCCCCCCGCACGCCGACGAGACGGTCCTGGTGGTGCCGATGAGCGCCCGCCGGGCGTTCCTGGACGCGCTGGCCGCCGGCGACCTCGCGCCGTACCTCTCGCTGGTGGATCCCGAGCTGCGGGGCTGGCCGGAGCGGCGCGGCACCCCCGGCGAGATCGTGCCCGCCCTGCGGCGCGGGCGCACCAGCGTGCTGATGGTCGAGCCGTGGCCGACCACGGACGGTCGGCCGTCGCTGCTGGCCGGCTGCGGGCTGCGCGTGGAGTTCTGGGAGGAGGACGCCGACGGGGAGATGCACACGCCCGGCCCGGCGCGCTTCGCCACGCACGTGCCCCGCGGCGGCGCCACCTCCCGCACCCGGGTGCAGGACGTCGACGTGCCGACCTTCGAGGCGATGGTGGGGCCGACCCCCGAGGAGTGCCGCTTCCCGGTCGACGTCGTCTACACCTGGGTCGACGGCAGCGACCCCGAGTGGGACGCCGGCCGGCGACGCCGGCTCGCCGAGAGCACCGACGAGGCCGTGCAGAGCCCCGCGGCCAGCGGGCAGGCGCGCTACCTCGAGCGCGGCGAGCTGCGTGCGTCGATGCGCAGCGTGCATCTCTTCGCGCCGTGGGTACGCCGGATCCACCTGGTCACGGCCGGCCAGGTGCCCGCCTGGCTCGACACCGAGCACCCGATGGTCCGCGTCGTCGACCACCGCGAGCTGCTGCCGCCCGAGGCGCTGCCGACGTTCAGCTCCCACGCCATCGAGACCGCACTGCACCGCATCGACGGGCTGGCCGAGCACTTCCTCTACCTCAACGACGACATGGTGCTGGGCCGGCCGACCCGGCCCGAGCGGTGGTTCTCCCCCGCCGGCGCGTGCGCGGTGTTCCCCTCCAGCGGCGTCCTCGGCCTGCCCGGCCAGGACGACCTGCCCTACCTGCACGCCGCCGCCAACAACCGCCGGCTCCTGCAGGAGGCGTTCGGCGTCACCACCACCCGCACGCTGCTGCACGCGCCGTACGCGCACCGCGTGTCGGTGCTGGAGGAGATCACCGAGCGGTTCGCCGACGCGGTGGGCGCCACCGCCCGCTCGCCGTTCCGCTCCGAGACCGACGTGTCGCTGCTGAGCTCGCTGGCCCAGCACTACGGGCTGATCACCGGCACCGCCTACGTCGGCGAGATCGACTACACCTTCGTCAACCTCACCGTGCCCGACGTGAAGCGGCGGCTGACCCGGCTGCTCGACCGCGAGCAGGACTCCTTCTGCCTCGGCGACCACCACGACTTCGCGCGGCCGCGTGAGGTCGTCGACCAGATGGTGGCCGAGACCCTCGAGGCCTACGTTCCGGTGCCCGCGCCGTGGGAGCGGCCGCTCTAG
- a CDS encoding stealth conserved region 3 domain-containing protein, whose translation MRIAFLVEDIDRHNGPARVVTTLARTLARDHDVQVIALHRRLERPHFDLGPDLRPRYLVDLRDPKAPATVEPGLAPEPQGLRLFQRTSAMTPWLTALDDVALEAALPVLDVDVVVTVSRSLLAAAVELLPDQTVVVHQEHRALVEMRSGNEALLKYAPMADVVAVLSETSAEWLRGSLGELAPEIAVVPHPLPPGFAPRSRLDQPTIMAAGRLAPDRQYAKLVQAFGEIADQIPDWRLRIWGKGSQRGEIVRQVHKWGLFDRVELPGDHTDMAGEWAKASICAISSRTEGFPLSALEAMAAGVPVVSFDSASGPRELIDHDRNGLLVGPESISGMSAALLRLAQDSELRARLGEGGVRTSHQYAATSIAERWHGLFADARARRAGRGRLTARALARPARRRTTGAPVAEVRDVTPAQARHAALSLAVETARQSTEQWLVVPGDHTAPTAVVLPMAARRDFLERLAAADAPAYLCLRDPGLSGWPERRGSLAQLATELRRGMTSVVAIEPWPTHDGSPTVLAHGCSVDVEFWESSPSGDLLAPRRNRYADRIPHDVAAVEHEVDGVAVRTLPLMAAPSVEQCAFDVDVVYTWVDGNDPAWDAARERRLSETTGTAQTRESSGRARFVDRDELRYSLRSIHLFAPWVRRIHLVTAGQVPDWLDTAHPAINLVDHRDILPADALPTFNSHAIETSLHRIEGLSEHFLYFNDDFFLARPVHPEAFFSPAGLFATFFSPTTIGLSDLPDAPPFLKAAWNNRRLLFDAFGAVTTHNLAHAPYPHRVSVLEEITERFPEQVAATSRSPFRSETDVSMLSSLAQHYGLLTGSSYVGAADLSFVNLANADVERQLDQVLDRDQDFICLGDHHDHALPQSRLAQLLQEWYPAYFPVAAPWERGG comes from the coding sequence ATGCGGATCGCGTTCCTGGTCGAGGACATCGACCGGCACAACGGGCCGGCGCGGGTCGTGACGACACTGGCGCGCACGCTGGCGCGCGACCACGACGTCCAGGTGATCGCCCTGCACCGCAGGCTCGAGCGCCCCCACTTCGACCTCGGGCCGGACCTGCGCCCCCGCTACCTGGTCGACCTGCGGGACCCGAAGGCACCGGCCACCGTCGAGCCGGGACTGGCACCCGAGCCCCAAGGCCTGCGGCTCTTCCAGCGCACGTCGGCGATGACCCCGTGGCTGACCGCCCTGGACGACGTCGCCCTCGAGGCGGCGCTGCCCGTCCTCGACGTGGACGTCGTCGTGACCGTCAGCCGCTCGCTCCTGGCGGCGGCGGTCGAGCTGCTGCCCGACCAGACGGTCGTGGTCCACCAGGAGCACCGGGCGCTCGTCGAGATGCGCTCCGGCAACGAGGCGCTGCTGAAGTACGCGCCGATGGCCGACGTGGTCGCGGTGCTCTCCGAGACCTCCGCCGAGTGGCTGCGGGGCAGCCTCGGCGAGCTCGCCCCCGAGATCGCGGTGGTCCCCCACCCGCTGCCCCCCGGCTTCGCACCCCGATCCCGGCTCGACCAGCCCACGATCATGGCGGCCGGCCGGCTGGCCCCGGACCGGCAGTACGCCAAGCTGGTGCAGGCCTTCGGCGAGATCGCCGACCAGATCCCCGACTGGCGCCTGCGCATCTGGGGCAAGGGCTCGCAGCGCGGCGAGATCGTGCGCCAGGTCCACAAGTGGGGGCTCTTCGACCGCGTCGAGCTGCCCGGCGACCACACCGACATGGCGGGCGAGTGGGCGAAGGCCTCGATCTGCGCCATCTCCTCTCGCACGGAGGGCTTCCCGCTGTCCGCGCTGGAGGCCATGGCCGCGGGCGTCCCGGTGGTCAGCTTCGACTCCGCCTCGGGGCCCCGCGAACTCATCGACCACGACCGCAACGGCCTGCTGGTCGGCCCCGAGAGCATCTCCGGGATGTCCGCGGCGCTGCTGCGCCTGGCCCAGGACTCCGAGCTCCGCGCCCGCCTGGGCGAGGGCGGCGTTCGCACCTCGCACCAGTACGCCGCCACGTCGATCGCCGAGCGCTGGCACGGCCTGTTCGCCGACGCTCGCGCCCGCCGCGCCGGCCGCGGCCGCCTGACCGCGCGGGCGCTGGCCAGGCCGGCGCGGCGCCGCACCACCGGAGCGCCCGTCGCCGAGGTCCGCGACGTCACCCCGGCGCAGGCCCGCCACGCCGCGCTGTCCCTGGCCGTCGAGACCGCCCGGCAGAGCACCGAGCAGTGGCTGGTCGTGCCCGGCGACCACACGGCGCCCACTGCCGTCGTGCTGCCGATGGCCGCCCGGCGCGACTTCCTCGAGCGCCTCGCCGCGGCCGACGCGCCGGCGTACCTCTGCCTGCGTGACCCGGGCCTGAGCGGCTGGCCGGAACGGCGCGGATCCCTTGCGCAGCTCGCGACCGAGCTGCGCCGCGGGATGACCTCGGTGGTCGCGATCGAGCCCTGGCCCACCCACGACGGCAGCCCCACCGTGCTGGCGCACGGCTGCTCGGTCGACGTGGAGTTCTGGGAGTCCTCGCCCTCCGGCGACCTGCTGGCGCCCCGGCGCAACCGCTACGCCGACCGGATCCCGCACGACGTCGCCGCCGTCGAGCACGAGGTCGACGGGGTGGCGGTCCGCACGCTGCCGCTGATGGCCGCGCCCAGCGTCGAGCAGTGCGCGTTCGACGTCGACGTCGTCTACACCTGGGTCGACGGCAACGACCCGGCGTGGGACGCCGCCCGCGAGCGCCGCCTTTCCGAGACCACAGGCACCGCCCAGACCCGCGAGTCCAGCGGTCGCGCCCGCTTCGTCGACCGCGACGAGCTGCGCTACTCCCTGCGCAGCATCCACCTCTTCGCGCCCTGGGTGCGCCGCATCCACCTGGTCACCGCCGGGCAGGTCCCGGACTGGCTCGACACCGCGCACCCCGCGATCAACCTCGTCGACCACCGCGACATCCTGCCCGCGGACGCCCTGCCGACCTTCAACTCGCACGCGATCGAGACCTCGCTGCACCGCATCGAGGGCCTGAGCGAGCACTTCCTCTACTTCAACGACGACTTCTTCCTGGCCCGCCCGGTCCACCCCGAGGCGTTCTTCAGCCCCGCCGGGCTGTTCGCCACGTTCTTCTCGCCGACCACGATCGGGCTCAGCGACCTCCCCGACGCGCCGCCCTTCCTGAAGGCGGCGTGGAACAACCGCCGGCTGCTCTTCGACGCCTTCGGCGCAGTGACCACCCACAACCTCGCGCATGCGCCGTACCCCCACCGCGTCTCGGTGCTCGAGGAGATCACCGAGCGCTTCCCCGAGCAGGTCGCGGCGACCAGCCGCTCGCCGTTCCGCTCCGAGACCGACGTGTCGATGCTCAGCTCCCTGGCCCAGCACTACGGCCTGCTGACCGGCTCGTCGTACGTCGGCGCGGCCGACCTGTCCTTCGTCAACCTCGCCAACGCCGACGTCGAGCGCCAGCTCGACCAGGTCCTGGACCGCGACCAGGACTTCATCTGCCTCGGCGACCACCACGACCATGCGCTGCCCCAGTCGCGCCTCGCGCAGCTGCTGCAGGAGTGGTACCCCGCCTACTTCCCGGTGGCCGCGCCGTGGGAGCGCGGCGGATGA
- a CDS encoding fibronectin type III domain-containing protein — MLAHRAHPPRRLAAGLASAAVLTAGLACAGTSHAAEPTGLPRTIGFQPGDLATTASDVYALGDIDTDGSYEEREARVEAIGSGASVRLGADTQAGAISATPDGGTLYVLGSRPAGDWSANTLWTVNAATMQVTDTVTVEGQPYALAAGAAGAYVAYTGMSGTAVSGGVLSTEVPGNLQANHLEVLPGAGGTEALILGATDYDESGGVPTLRTITAAGVSERIVLGPDDDHRGFITGLDVDEARGLTYAVTAHTGEDGTDFGLNIIGAGVDRYVPLGAGQLSSVDVSPDGETVYLSGHWVSAHDVDALESYTEENPAPGSTLPGGASIGVVEVAPSGRIYVAGQDQLEDGSTVNRIHAIETPGAPTSLTATADEEFPGSVTVTWAPPADVGGVDPESLTYPITVQDRAGGAPVVDVAYGSDYELQDLEVGHTYTVSLAARNGAFVSAAATTTVTVKAPVAAPSRIAVRGESEVGSKLTVANTGSWTSGTTLSYVWTNDRDQVVSRSSSLTLTKAHLGRRIYVQVTGTKAGFAPVTVYGSLGGKIVKGTLVSRMPSVTGAAKVGKKLSAKTGAWTPGTAFSYRWTVNGKVIKGATASTLKLKAAQAGKQIRVVVTGTKPGYRPTTKTSNPTAKVKR, encoded by the coding sequence ATGCTCGCTCATCGTGCGCACCCGCCGCGCCGCCTCGCCGCGGGGCTCGCCTCGGCCGCCGTCCTCACCGCGGGCCTTGCCTGCGCGGGCACGTCCCACGCCGCGGAGCCCACCGGGCTCCCGCGCACGATCGGCTTCCAGCCCGGCGACCTGGCGACGACCGCGTCGGACGTCTACGCCCTGGGCGACATCGACACCGACGGGTCCTACGAGGAGCGCGAGGCCCGCGTGGAGGCCATCGGGTCGGGCGCCTCCGTCCGCCTCGGCGCCGACACGCAGGCGGGCGCGATCAGCGCCACTCCCGACGGCGGGACCCTGTACGTGCTCGGCAGCCGGCCGGCCGGGGACTGGTCCGCCAACACCCTGTGGACCGTGAACGCCGCCACTATGCAGGTCACCGACACCGTCACCGTCGAGGGTCAGCCCTACGCACTGGCAGCGGGCGCCGCCGGCGCCTACGTCGCCTACACCGGGATGAGCGGGACGGCCGTGTCGGGCGGCGTGCTGTCGACCGAGGTCCCCGGCAACCTGCAGGCCAACCACCTCGAGGTCCTGCCCGGCGCCGGAGGCACCGAGGCGCTGATCCTCGGGGCCACCGACTACGACGAGTCCGGCGGCGTCCCCACCCTGCGCACGATCACGGCAGCCGGGGTCAGCGAGCGCATCGTGCTCGGTCCGGACGACGACCACCGCGGCTTCATCACCGGCCTGGACGTGGACGAGGCGCGCGGCCTCACCTACGCCGTCACCGCTCACACGGGCGAGGACGGCACGGACTTTGGGCTGAACATCATCGGCGCCGGCGTCGACCGCTACGTCCCGCTCGGCGCCGGTCAGCTCTCGTCCGTCGATGTGTCGCCCGACGGTGAGACCGTCTACCTCTCCGGCCACTGGGTCTCCGCCCACGACGTCGACGCCCTCGAGTCCTACACGGAGGAGAACCCGGCCCCCGGCAGCACCCTGCCCGGCGGCGCCTCGATCGGCGTCGTCGAGGTCGCGCCCAGCGGCCGCATCTACGTCGCGGGACAGGACCAGCTCGAGGACGGCAGCACCGTCAACCGGATCCACGCCATCGAAACGCCGGGCGCGCCCACGAGCCTCACCGCCACGGCCGACGAGGAGTTCCCCGGCTCCGTGACCGTCACCTGGGCCCCGCCCGCGGACGTGGGCGGGGTGGACCCCGAGTCGCTCACCTACCCGATCACCGTGCAGGACCGGGCCGGCGGAGCGCCGGTCGTCGACGTCGCCTACGGCAGCGACTACGAGCTCCAGGACCTCGAGGTCGGCCACACCTACACGGTGAGCCTGGCCGCCCGCAACGGCGCGTTCGTCTCCGCTGCCGCCACGACGACGGTCACCGTGAAGGCCCCCGTCGCGGCCCCGTCACGGATCGCCGTGCGTGGCGAGTCCGAGGTCGGCTCGAAGCTCACCGTCGCCAACACCGGATCGTGGACCTCGGGCACCACGCTCAGCTACGTGTGGACCAACGACCGCGACCAGGTCGTGTCCAGGTCCTCCTCGCTGACGCTGACCAAGGCGCACCTCGGGCGCCGGATCTACGTCCAGGTCACCGGCACCAAGGCCGGCTTCGCGCCGGTCACCGTGTACGGCTCCCTCGGCGGCAAGATCGTCAAGGGCACCCTCGTCTCCCGGATGCCGAGCGTCACCGGAGCGGCGAAGGTGGGCAAGAAGCTCAGCGCCAAGACCGGCGCCTGGACCCCCGGCACCGCGTTCAGCTACCGCTGGACCGTCAACGGCAAGGTGATCAAGGGCGCCACCGCCAGCACGCTGAAGCTCAAGGCCGCTCAGGCCGGCAAGCAGATCCGCGTGGTCGTCACCGGGACCAAGCCCGGCTACCGGCCCACCACGAAGACCAGCAACCCCACCGCCAAGGTCAAGCGCTAG
- a CDS encoding ScyD/ScyE family protein, which produces MRKLVRNTTIATTAVLVATLAPAAAGGGHHHHHHQSRLSTVVDGLDGPRGVDALGRGKTLVTETDGSFSLVVERRHRDPRVTELGSVPGGFPPAIAAGRRGRIYLLTGASGEPGSPQAPGAATLYEWRHGYDAPKPVFDVAAYQVGDPDPDDLENLPADSNPFGLAALRDGSVLIADAAGNDLLRWWPDGTVKTVARLKPRVVDVPDGVPLPEEQVPSEGVATSVTVGPDGYWYVGELRGFPATPGTSQIWRIKPGSVDAVCDPEDPRHGRCTRYADGLTSIVDLGADHRSVYAVSLSKLSWLAVESEEPVPGAEIGALYRLIRGHHQVRVKELASDRLTLPAGVDVDRRGIYVTGPVFGPGALSKIR; this is translated from the coding sequence ATGAGGAAGCTCGTCAGGAACACCACCATCGCGACCACGGCGGTGCTGGTCGCCACCCTCGCTCCGGCAGCCGCCGGAGGAGGTCATCACCACCACCATCACCAGTCCCGCCTGAGCACCGTCGTCGACGGGCTGGACGGCCCGCGCGGGGTCGACGCACTCGGCCGCGGCAAGACGTTGGTCACCGAGACGGACGGCAGCTTCAGCCTGGTCGTCGAACGCCGCCACCGCGACCCCAGGGTGACCGAGCTTGGCAGCGTCCCGGGCGGGTTCCCCCCTGCCATCGCGGCCGGCAGACGTGGCCGCATCTACCTCCTGACCGGAGCCAGCGGCGAGCCCGGCAGCCCGCAGGCTCCGGGCGCCGCCACCCTCTACGAGTGGCGGCACGGGTACGACGCTCCCAAGCCGGTCTTCGACGTCGCCGCCTACCAGGTAGGTGACCCCGATCCCGACGACCTGGAGAACCTGCCCGCCGACAGCAACCCGTTCGGGCTCGCCGCGCTCAGGGACGGCAGCGTCCTGATCGCCGACGCGGCCGGCAACGACCTGCTCCGCTGGTGGCCCGACGGCACGGTCAAGACCGTGGCCCGGCTCAAGCCGCGCGTGGTCGACGTACCCGACGGCGTGCCCCTGCCCGAGGAGCAGGTGCCGAGCGAGGGGGTGGCGACCTCGGTCACGGTGGGCCCCGACGGCTACTGGTACGTCGGTGAGCTGCGAGGGTTCCCGGCCACACCCGGCACCTCCCAGATCTGGCGGATCAAGCCCGGCTCGGTCGACGCCGTATGCGACCCGGAGGACCCGCGGCACGGACGCTGCACCCGCTATGCGGACGGTCTGACGTCGATCGTCGACCTCGGTGCCGACCACCGCTCGGTCTACGCGGTCTCGCTGTCCAAGCTCAGCTGGCTCGCCGTGGAGTCCGAGGAGCCGGTGCCCGGAGCCGAGATCGGCGCGCTGTACCGCCTCATCCGAGGCCACCACCAGGTACGGGTCAAGGAGCTCGCGTCGGACCGGCTGACTCTCCCCGCCGGGGTCGACGTGGACCGGCGCGGGATCTACGTGACCGGACCGGTCTTCGGGCCAGGGGCGCTGTCCAAGATCCGCTGA